The Pseudosulfitobacter pseudonitzschiae genome includes a region encoding these proteins:
- a CDS encoding HD domain-containing protein, producing MPQTTPLIDLTPDQQIRLDRQMEFLREMDKLKSVLRGTKLINKSRRENSAEHSWHIMLYAAVLAEHAGPDVDIARVLRMLLIHDIVEIDAGDAPIHGHVDHAAMELKEAAAADRLFNLLPADQARAFRALWDEFEAAKTPDAQFAKAIDRTQPPVGNLHSGGGSWIEYNVTMDQIDTRVGVPINRGAPVLWAWLHPLLSNFFAKR from the coding sequence ATGCCCCAAACCACACCTCTGATCGACCTGACCCCGGACCAGCAAATCCGTCTGGACCGGCAGATGGAATTCCTGCGCGAGATGGACAAGCTCAAGAGCGTCCTGCGCGGCACCAAGCTAATCAATAAATCACGGCGTGAAAACTCTGCCGAACATTCGTGGCACATCATGCTTTATGCTGCGGTGCTGGCCGAACATGCAGGGCCGGATGTGGACATAGCCCGCGTCCTGCGGATGCTGCTGATTCACGACATTGTCGAAATCGACGCAGGCGACGCGCCGATCCACGGGCATGTGGATCACGCCGCAATGGAGCTGAAAGAAGCTGCCGCTGCCGACCGTCTGTTCAACCTGCTGCCCGCCGATCAGGCCCGCGCATTCCGCGCGCTCTGGGACGAATTCGAGGCCGCCAAAACCCCTGACGCCCAATTCGCCAAAGCAATCGACCGCACCCAACCGCCCGTGGGCAACCTGCACAGTGGCGGCGGATCGTGGATTGAATACAATGTCACAATGGACCAGATCGACACCCGCGTCGGCGTGCCCATCAACCGCGGTGCGCCGGTGCTGTGGGCATGGCTGCACCCGTTACTGAGCAACTTTTTCGCGAAACGCTGA
- a CDS encoding DUF7282 domain-containing protein, whose protein sequence is MKMKTTLIALALSVSATGVFAAAHAMAPSVEAADQAIDNGVVSADKVVAGENGWLVVHRTDADMKPGPVVGYAPLRKGDNMDVAAILQEDVAAGDMLMLMVHSEAGGMKTGVFEYTLGAKEDGPIKVDDKLVMQVITAK, encoded by the coding sequence ATGAAAATGAAAACCACATTGATCGCACTTGCTCTTTCCGTTTCCGCGACCGGCGTGTTCGCCGCCGCACATGCCATGGCACCTTCCGTCGAAGCCGCAGACCAAGCCATTGATAATGGTGTTGTGTCCGCCGACAAAGTTGTTGCTGGCGAAAACGGTTGGCTCGTTGTGCACCGTACCGATGCCGACATGAAACCCGGCCCCGTCGTCGGCTATGCGCCGTTGCGCAAGGGCGACAACATGGACGTGGCCGCCATCCTTCAGGAAGACGTCGCTGCGGGTGACATGCTGATGCTGATGGTGCACAGCGAAGCCGGTGGTATGAAAACCGGCGTTTTCGAATACACACTTGGTGCCAAAGAAGACGGCCCGATCAAAGTTGACGACAAGCTGGTCATGCAGGTCATCACAGCCAAGTAA
- a CDS encoding NADP-dependent isocitrate dehydrogenase → MSKIKVDNPIVEMDGDEMTRIMWDFIKKKLILPYLDIDLLYYDLGIEVRDETDDQITVDAAEKTKEVGVAVKCATITPDEARVEEFGLKRMYRSPNGTIRNILGGVIFREPIICSNVPRLVPGWTQPIVVGRHAFGDQYRATDFRFPGPGKLTMKFVGEDGQTIEREVFDAPSSGVAMGMYNLDESIYDFARASLNYGLIRGYPVYLSTKNTILKAYDGRFKDIFQEVYEEEFEDQFKAAKIWYEHRLIDDMVASAMKWSGGYVWACKNYDGDVQSDTVAQGFGSLGLMTSLLMTPDGKIVEAEAAHGTVTRHYRQHQKGEQTSTNSIASIFAWTGGLKHRGKLDGNTALTDFANTLEKVVVDTVESGFMTKDLALLVGPDQGWLTTMGFLEKVDENLNAALNG, encoded by the coding sequence ATGAGCAAGATCAAGGTGGACAACCCCATCGTCGAGATGGATGGCGATGAAATGACCCGTATCATGTGGGATTTCATCAAAAAGAAACTGATCCTGCCCTATCTGGACATTGATCTGCTGTACTACGATCTGGGAATCGAGGTGCGCGACGAGACCGACGACCAGATTACTGTCGATGCCGCCGAAAAAACCAAGGAAGTGGGCGTCGCTGTCAAATGCGCGACCATCACCCCCGACGAAGCGCGGGTCGAGGAATTTGGCCTCAAACGCATGTACCGTTCGCCAAATGGCACCATTCGTAACATTCTGGGCGGCGTCATCTTTCGCGAGCCGATCATCTGCTCGAACGTGCCGCGCCTGGTGCCCGGATGGACGCAACCGATTGTCGTGGGCCGCCACGCCTTTGGCGACCAGTACCGCGCCACCGATTTCCGCTTTCCCGGCCCCGGCAAGCTGACGATGAAATTCGTCGGTGAAGACGGCCAGACTATCGAGCGCGAAGTGTTCGACGCCCCCTCCTCGGGCGTTGCGATGGGCATGTATAATCTGGACGAGTCGATCTATGACTTTGCCCGCGCATCGCTGAACTACGGTCTGATCCGCGGCTATCCCGTGTATCTGTCAACCAAGAACACCATTCTCAAGGCCTATGACGGGCGGTTCAAGGATATCTTCCAAGAGGTCTATGAGGAAGAGTTCGAGGACCAGTTCAAAGCAGCAAAGATCTGGTACGAACATCGCCTGATCGACGATATGGTTGCCTCGGCAATGAAGTGGTCGGGCGGCTATGTCTGGGCCTGCAAGAATTACGATGGCGACGTTCAGTCCGACACAGTGGCGCAGGGCTTTGGCTCTTTGGGTCTGATGACATCATTGCTGATGACCCCGGATGGCAAGATCGTCGAGGCAGAGGCGGCACATGGCACCGTCACGCGCCACTACCGCCAGCACCAAAAGGGCGAGCAGACCTCGACCAACTCGATTGCGTCGATATTTGCGTGGACCGGCGGGCTGAAGCATCGCGGCAAGCTGGACGGGAACACCGCGCTGACCGACTTTGCCAACACGCTGGAAAAAGTCGTCGTGGACACGGTCGAAAGCGGCTTTATGACCAAGGATCTTGCGCTGCTGGTCGGCCCCGATCAGGGCTGGCTGACAACGATGGGCTTTTTGGAAAAAGTCGACGAGAACCTGAACGCGGCCCTGAACGGGTAA
- a CDS encoding class II glutamine amidotransferase, translated as MCRWAAYIGAPIFMDGLVSSPGHSLVHQSRAASECKTALNGDGVGVAWYGDRPEPGLYRDVYPAWSDPNLMALCRTVKSHAFMAHVRATTGSATSRNNCHPFACGRWSFMHNGQVGGFDRFRRLADMGVSDALYAQRRGATDSELLFLYAIEEGLDDAPEAAMVTAHARLEAMSRTDGTTPHLRSSAAWMDGNRLFVLRYSTDHIAPTVYYRRRPDDLGWFVVSEPPEPGQAGWIELPAGHLAAFTDAGVIITPMSYAVAAAA; from the coding sequence ATGTGCCGTTGGGCGGCTTACATCGGTGCGCCGATCTTTATGGACGGGCTGGTCAGCAGCCCCGGCCATTCGCTGGTGCATCAGTCGCGCGCCGCAAGCGAATGCAAGACGGCGCTGAACGGCGACGGTGTGGGCGTTGCGTGGTATGGTGACAGACCCGAGCCGGGACTTTACCGCGATGTCTATCCTGCGTGGTCAGACCCGAACCTGATGGCGCTGTGCCGTACCGTTAAAAGTCATGCGTTTATGGCGCATGTGCGCGCCACGACCGGATCTGCGACCAGCCGCAACAATTGCCATCCTTTTGCCTGCGGCCGCTGGAGCTTTATGCACAACGGGCAGGTCGGTGGCTTTGACCGGTTTCGCAGGCTGGCGGATATGGGGGTCTCGGACGCGCTTTATGCGCAACGGCGTGGTGCAACAGACAGCGAATTGCTGTTCCTTTACGCGATCGAAGAAGGTCTGGACGACGCGCCAGAGGCGGCGATGGTCACGGCCCATGCGCGGTTGGAGGCGATGTCGCGCACCGATGGCACCACGCCACACTTGCGGTCTTCGGCGGCGTGGATGGACGGAAACCGGCTGTTCGTGCTGCGCTATTCGACCGACCACATCGCGCCCACGGTTTACTACCGGCGCAGGCCGGATGATCTGGGCTGGTTCGTGGTATCCGAACCGCCAGAGCCGGGGCAGGCGGGCTGGATCGAACTGCCCGCCGGACATCTGGCCGCGTTTACGGACGCGGGCGTGATCATCACCCCGATGTCGTACGCCGTGGCAGCAGCTGCCTGA
- a CDS encoding DUF6356 family protein gives MIARIFLSHPRTVNESYFEHLLFAGRFAVRLFAAGGAALVHAVIPCLFEKTASRMIAQMYAQTHNRGQ, from the coding sequence ATGATCGCACGCATTTTCCTCAGCCATCCGCGCACCGTCAATGAAAGCTATTTTGAGCATCTGTTGTTTGCAGGACGTTTTGCGGTGCGGTTGTTTGCGGCGGGCGGTGCGGCGCTGGTCCACGCAGTGATCCCCTGTCTGTTCGAAAAAACCGCCAGCCGGATGATTGCGCAAATGTATGCGCAGACCCACAACCGGGGTCAATAA
- a CDS encoding Lrp/AsnC family transcriptional regulator, protein MLNFDDIDRSLLSELQRDASQSLDSLSDVVGLSRNACWRRIRLMEDAGIITARVTLVDPAKIGLPLMVFMQIRTGSHDPDWQSRFATAVKTIPGILSVYRMTGDLDYLVRARVADMAGYDRLYQQLIARLPVADISASFVMEDIKDSTALPL, encoded by the coding sequence ATGTTGAATTTTGACGACATCGACCGCAGCCTTCTGAGTGAACTGCAACGAGATGCCAGCCAATCGCTGGATTCGCTTAGTGACGTGGTGGGCCTGTCGCGCAACGCCTGCTGGCGGCGCATCCGCCTGATGGAAGACGCAGGCATTATCACCGCTCGTGTCACATTGGTCGACCCCGCCAAGATTGGCCTGCCGCTGATGGTCTTTATGCAGATCCGCACCGGCAGCCACGATCCCGACTGGCAGTCCAGATTTGCCACCGCCGTCAAGACCATCCCCGGCATCCTCAGCGTCTACCGCATGACCGGCGATCTGGATTACCTTGTGCGAGCACGCGTGGCGGACATGGCAGGCTATGACCGCTTGTATCAACAACTGATCGCACGCTTGCCCGTGGCGGATATTTCGGCCAGCTTTGTGATGGAAGACATCAAGGACAGCACGGCCCTGCCGCTCTGA
- a CDS encoding DMT family transporter: MHYLWLFIAIVTETIGTTALQASQQFSRFWPSVAVVAFYGASFYFMALALKVMPVGIVYAIWSGLGIVLIAGIGYVLFGQRLDLPAVAGLALIIAGILVIHLFSNSAQH, from the coding sequence CTGCATTATCTCTGGCTGTTTATCGCCATCGTCACCGAGACAATCGGCACCACGGCGCTGCAAGCCTCGCAGCAGTTTTCACGGTTCTGGCCGTCGGTGGCTGTGGTGGCGTTCTATGGTGCGTCGTTCTATTTCATGGCGTTGGCGCTCAAGGTGATGCCGGTGGGCATTGTCTATGCGATCTGGTCCGGTCTGGGGATCGTACTGATCGCAGGCATCGGCTATGTCTTGTTCGGTCAAAGGCTGGATCTGCCTGCGGTCGCAGGGCTGGCTCTGATCATCGCGGGGATTCTGGTGATACACCTGTTCTCGAACAGTGCCCAACACTGA
- the typA gene encoding translational GTPase TypA, which produces MELRNIAIIAHVDHGKTTLVDELLKQSGTYRENQATTERAMDSNDLERERGITIFAKPTSVEWKGTRINIVDTPGHADFGGEVERILSMVDGVVLLVDAAEGPMPQTKFVTSKALKLGLRPIVVVNKVDKADGEPDRALDECFDLFANLDATDEQLDFPTMYASGRNGWADMELDGKRDGLDALFDLILSHVPAPAQVANADQPFSMLATTLGGDPFLGRLLTGRVESGTVKAGQTIKAMSRDGKLIENFRCTKILAFRGLDQTAIDVAEAGDIVSIAGMTKATVADTLADASVTEAIPAQPIDPPTITVTFGINDSPLAGRDGKKVQSRVIRDRLHKEAESNVAIKISDTPGGEAFEVAGRGELQMGVLIENMRREGFELSISRPQVLFQDVDGVRHEPIEEATIDVDDEYSGAVIEKITGARKGELVEMKPAGAGKTRIVAHVPSRGLIGYHGEFLTDTRGTGVLNRVFHSWAPHKGTIPGRRAGVLISMENGTSVSYALWKLEDRGKFFIGAQEAVYTGMIIGEHSRENDLEVNPLKGKQLTNVRASGTDEAVRLTTPITLSLEEAIAYIDDDELVEVTPNAIRLRKRYLDPHERKRMAKSA; this is translated from the coding sequence ATGGAACTGCGCAACATCGCAATCATCGCCCACGTTGACCACGGAAAAACAACATTGGTCGACGAATTGCTGAAACAATCGGGCACCTACCGCGAAAATCAGGCGACCACCGAACGCGCGATGGACAGCAACGATCTGGAACGCGAACGCGGCATCACGATCTTTGCCAAACCCACGTCGGTGGAGTGGAAAGGCACGCGGATCAATATCGTTGACACCCCCGGCCACGCCGACTTTGGTGGCGAAGTCGAACGCATCCTGTCGATGGTTGACGGTGTTGTGCTGTTGGTGGACGCCGCAGAAGGTCCGATGCCGCAGACCAAATTTGTGACCTCGAAAGCGTTGAAACTGGGCCTGCGCCCGATCGTTGTGGTCAACAAGGTCGACAAAGCCGACGGCGAGCCCGACCGCGCGCTGGACGAATGTTTTGACCTGTTCGCCAACCTTGATGCGACCGACGAGCAGTTGGACTTTCCCACCATGTACGCCTCGGGGCGCAATGGCTGGGCAGATATGGAGCTGGACGGTAAACGCGACGGTCTGGACGCCCTGTTCGACCTGATCCTGAGCCATGTGCCCGCACCCGCACAGGTCGCAAATGCCGACCAGCCCTTCAGCATGCTGGCCACCACCTTGGGCGGCGACCCGTTTCTGGGCCGCCTGCTGACAGGCCGCGTTGAATCCGGCACCGTCAAAGCGGGCCAGACCATCAAGGCGATGTCGCGCGACGGCAAGCTGATCGAAAATTTCCGCTGCACCAAGATCCTTGCGTTCCGCGGTCTGGACCAAACCGCCATCGACGTTGCCGAAGCCGGTGACATCGTGTCGATCGCAGGCATGACTAAAGCCACAGTGGCCGACACGCTGGCCGATGCCTCCGTAACCGAAGCGATCCCCGCCCAGCCGATCGATCCGCCCACCATCACCGTTACATTCGGCATCAACGACAGCCCGTTGGCAGGTCGTGACGGCAAAAAGGTGCAAAGCCGCGTCATCCGTGACCGTCTACACAAAGAAGCCGAAAGCAACGTCGCCATCAAAATCAGCGATACCCCCGGCGGCGAGGCGTTCGAAGTCGCGGGCCGTGGCGAATTGCAGATGGGTGTTCTGATCGAAAACATGCGCCGCGAAGGCTTTGAGCTGTCGATCTCGCGTCCGCAGGTTCTGTTTCAGGATGTCGACGGCGTCCGCCACGAGCCCATAGAAGAGGCCACCATCGACGTGGATGACGAATATTCGGGTGCCGTGATCGAGAAAATCACCGGCGCGCGCAAAGGCGAACTGGTCGAGATGAAGCCCGCAGGCGCTGGCAAAACCCGCATCGTGGCCCATGTACCATCGCGCGGCCTGATCGGTTATCACGGTGAATTCCTGACCGACACCCGCGGCACCGGCGTGTTGAACCGCGTGTTCCACAGCTGGGCACCGCACAAAGGCACCATTCCGGGCCGTCGTGCCGGCGTTCTGATTTCCATGGAAAACGGCACATCCGTGTCCTATGCCCTGTGGAAACTGGAAGACCGTGGCAAGTTCTTCATCGGCGCACAGGAAGCGGTCTATACCGGTATGATTATCGGTGAGCACAGCCGCGAAAACGATCTGGAAGTGAACCCGCTGAAGGGCAAACAGCTGACCAACGTGCGCGCATCGGGCACCGACGAAGCTGTGCGTCTGACCACGCCGATCACTCTGTCACTGGAAGAGGCGATTGCCTATATCGACGATGACGAACTGGTCGAAGTAACGCCCAATGCGATCCGTCTGCGCAAACGCTATCTGGATCCGCACGAGCGCAAGCGAATGGCCAAATCGGCCTGA
- a CDS encoding DUF1330 domain-containing protein, with translation MGALWIAHVTVTDEDAYAKYAKLAGPAIAAHGGAFIARGGRFVQLEGKERPRNVVARFPDVETAEKCYHSEAYQEALSHARGASERELLIVETSD, from the coding sequence ATGGGTGCACTCTGGATCGCACATGTGACAGTGACAGACGAAGATGCCTACGCAAAATATGCCAAGCTGGCTGGACCCGCTATCGCGGCCCACGGCGGCGCATTTATCGCACGCGGCGGACGCTTTGTGCAGCTTGAGGGCAAGGAACGCCCCCGCAACGTGGTGGCCCGATTTCCCGACGTTGAAACTGCCGAGAAATGCTACCACTCCGAGGCCTACCAAGAGGCACTTTCGCATGCCCGTGGCGCGTCCGAGCGTGAGCTTCTGATTGTCGAAACCTCGGACTGA
- the alaS gene encoding alanine--tRNA ligase has translation MPTLNDIRSTFLNFFEKQGHQIVPSSPLVPRNDPTLMFVNSGMVQFKNLFTGVETRDYNRATSAQKCVRAGGKHNDLDNVGYTARHHTFFEMMGNFSFGNYFKEEAITYAWELLTQGFGIPADRLLVTVYHTDDEAANIWKKVAGLSDDRIIRIPTADNFWQMGPTGPCGPCTEIFYDHGDHIWGGPPGSPEEDGDRFIEIWNVVFMQNEQFEDGSMTPLDMQSIDTGMGLERIGALLQGKHDNYDTDLMRSLIEASADVSSSDPDGPGKTHHRVIADHLRSTSFLIADGVMPSNDGRGYVLRRIMRRAMRHAHLLGAKDPMMYKLVPALVRQMGAAYPELGQAQALITETLELEETRFKQMLERGLKLLDDELTGLAEGAALSGAAAFKLYDTFGFPLDLTQDALREKGRSVDTEGFDSAMAEQKAKARAAWSGSGEAADAAVWFDVADTGGTTDFLGYDTETAEGQIVALVQDGALVDAVATGQTVQIALNQTPFYAESGGQVGDTGLIRTESGSARITDTRKTAGVFTHTATVEQGSLSKGQSVVLEVDHARRTSIRANHSATHLLHEALRNALGDHVAQRGSLNAADRLRFDFSHAKALSAEELAQVEAEVNTYIRQNAAVETRIMTPDDARAIGAQALFGEKYGDEVRVVSMGRADTGKGGDGQTYSIELCGGTHVRQTGDIGACVILGDSASSAGVRRIEALTGAEALAYLRTQDTRLAAVADTLKSPAAEVPERVRALMDERKALTNEIAQLRRELAMSGGGKTEPQAEDVNGTAFLAQVLTGVTGKDLPALIDAHKERIGSGAVLLIADDSGKVAVAAGVTKDKVETLSAVDLVKAAVAELGGKGGGGRADMAQGGAKDATNADAAINAAKAVIGG, from the coding sequence ATGCCAACGCTGAACGACATCCGATCCACATTTCTGAACTTTTTTGAAAAGCAGGGGCACCAGATCGTGCCCTCAAGCCCGCTGGTTCCGCGCAACGATCCGACGTTGATGTTCGTGAACTCTGGCATGGTCCAGTTCAAGAACCTGTTCACCGGCGTCGAAACCCGCGACTACAACCGTGCGACCAGTGCGCAAAAATGCGTGCGTGCCGGTGGCAAGCACAACGATCTGGACAACGTCGGCTATACGGCGCGCCATCATACGTTCTTTGAAATGATGGGCAACTTCAGCTTTGGCAACTATTTCAAGGAAGAGGCCATTACCTACGCCTGGGAATTGCTGACCCAAGGGTTCGGAATTCCGGCAGATCGGTTGTTGGTTACTGTCTATCATACCGATGACGAGGCGGCGAACATCTGGAAAAAGGTTGCGGGCCTGTCCGATGACCGCATCATTCGCATCCCCACCGCCGACAATTTCTGGCAGATGGGGCCGACCGGTCCGTGCGGCCCATGCACCGAGATTTTCTATGACCACGGCGATCACATCTGGGGTGGCCCTCCGGGATCGCCCGAGGAAGATGGCGACCGCTTTATCGAGATCTGGAACGTCGTTTTCATGCAGAACGAACAGTTCGAAGACGGCTCGATGACGCCGCTGGACATGCAGTCGATTGATACCGGCATGGGGCTGGAGCGGATTGGGGCGCTGCTGCAAGGCAAGCATGATAACTATGACACCGACCTGATGCGCAGTCTGATCGAAGCCAGCGCCGATGTATCGAGCAGCGATCCCGATGGTCCGGGTAAAACGCACCACCGCGTGATCGCCGATCACTTGCGTTCAACCTCGTTCCTGATTGCAGATGGTGTGATGCCGTCGAATGACGGTCGCGGCTATGTCCTGCGCCGGATCATGCGCCGCGCGATGCGTCATGCGCATCTGTTGGGTGCCAAAGATCCGATGATGTACAAGCTGGTGCCCGCTCTGGTGCGCCAGATGGGTGCGGCCTATCCCGAATTGGGGCAGGCACAGGCGCTGATCACCGAAACGCTTGAGCTGGAAGAAACCCGCTTTAAACAGATGCTTGAGCGTGGATTGAAGTTGCTGGACGACGAATTGACTGGTTTGGCAGAGGGCGCTGCCTTGTCGGGGGCTGCGGCGTTCAAGCTCTACGATACGTTCGGTTTCCCCCTTGATCTGACGCAGGATGCCCTGCGTGAAAAAGGCCGCAGCGTCGATACCGAAGGGTTCGACAGTGCGATGGCCGAACAAAAGGCCAAGGCGCGCGCGGCGTGGTCCGGCTCGGGCGAGGCGGCGGATGCGGCCGTTTGGTTTGATGTGGCCGACACCGGCGGCACTACAGATTTCCTTGGCTATGACACCGAAACCGCCGAGGGGCAGATCGTCGCGCTGGTGCAGGACGGTGCACTGGTTGATGCTGTGGCGACCGGCCAGACCGTTCAGATTGCGCTGAACCAGACGCCGTTCTACGCTGAAAGCGGCGGGCAGGTGGGTGACACCGGCCTGATCCGCACTGAAAGCGGCAGCGCGCGAATCACCGACACGCGCAAGACTGCCGGCGTGTTCACCCACACCGCCACAGTTGAACAAGGCAGCCTGAGCAAAGGCCAATCCGTTGTTCTTGAGGTGGATCATGCGCGACGCACGTCGATCCGGGCCAACCACTCGGCCACGCACTTGCTGCACGAGGCGCTACGCAATGCGCTGGGGGATCACGTGGCGCAACGCGGTTCGCTGAACGCAGCAGACCGTCTGCGGTTCGACTTCAGCCATGCCAAGGCGCTGAGCGCCGAGGAACTGGCACAGGTCGAGGCCGAGGTTAACACCTATATCCGTCAGAACGCCGCTGTCGAAACGCGCATCATGACACCGGACGACGCACGGGCCATTGGCGCGCAAGCGCTCTTTGGCGAGAAATACGGCGACGAGGTGCGCGTGGTTTCGATGGGCCGTGCCGACACCGGCAAAGGTGGCGACGGGCAGACCTATTCGATCGAACTGTGCGGTGGCACCCATGTGCGCCAGACCGGTGACATCGGTGCCTGCGTGATCCTTGGCGACAGTGCCAGCAGCGCGGGTGTGCGCCGCATCGAGGCGCTGACGGGTGCCGAGGCTCTGGCCTATTTGCGCACGCAAGACACGCGTCTTGCGGCTGTAGCCGATACGCTCAAATCGCCTGCCGCCGAAGTGCCGGAACGTGTGCGCGCGCTGATGGACGAACGCAAAGCTCTGACAAACGAGATTGCCCAATTGCGCCGTGAACTGGCGATGTCCGGTGGCGGCAAGACTGAACCACAGGCCGAAGACGTGAATGGCACTGCATTTCTGGCGCAAGTGCTGACCGGCGTGACCGGCAAGGATCTGCCTGCCCTGATCGACGCCCACAAAGAGCGCATCGGCTCGGGTGCGGTTCTGCTGATCGCTGACGATAGCGGCAAGGTTGCCGTTGCCGCCGGTGTGACCAAAGACAAGGTTGAGACCCTCAGCGCGGTTGATCTGGTCAAGGCCGCCGTGGCGGAACTGGGCGGCAAGGGCGGCGGTGGCCGCGCCGACATGGCACAGGGCGGCGCCAAAGATGCCACCAACGCAGATGCAGCAATCAACGCGGCAAAAGCCGTCATCGGAGGATAA
- the recA gene encoding recombinase RecA yields the protein MATADLLTMDSKKNADKQKALDSALAQIERQFGKGSIMKLGAEGAVQDITASSTGSLGLDIALGIGGLPMGRIIEIYGPESSGKTTLTLHCIAEQQKAGGVCAFVDAEHALDPQYAKKLGVDIDELLISQPDTGEQALEITDTLVRSGAVNMVVVDSVAALTPKSELEGDMGDSSVGVQARLMSQAMRKLTGSISRSNCMVIFINQIRMKIGVMFGSPETTTGGNALKFYSSVRLDIRRIGALKDRDEVVGNATRVKVVKNKVASPFKQVEFDIMYGEGISKMGELLDLGVKAGVVEKSGAWFSYGDERMGQGRENSKQFLKDNPAVAIAIEDKIRAAHGLDFDAPSGGKDDDVLEG from the coding sequence ATGGCAACGGCAGATCTTTTGACAATGGACAGCAAAAAAAACGCGGACAAGCAAAAGGCGCTGGACAGTGCGCTGGCACAGATCGAACGGCAATTCGGCAAAGGTTCGATCATGAAGCTGGGCGCGGAAGGCGCCGTTCAGGATATCACTGCCAGCTCGACCGGGTCGCTTGGCCTGGACATCGCGCTGGGGATCGGCGGCCTGCCGATGGGCCGCATCATCGAAATCTATGGCCCTGAATCGTCGGGCAAAACCACGCTGACGCTGCACTGCATTGCAGAGCAGCAAAAGGCGGGCGGCGTCTGCGCTTTTGTTGACGCGGAACACGCGCTTGATCCGCAATACGCCAAAAAGCTGGGCGTGGACATCGACGAATTGCTGATCTCGCAACCCGACACCGGCGAACAGGCTTTGGAGATCACCGACACGCTGGTGCGTTCGGGGGCGGTCAATATGGTTGTGGTCGATTCGGTGGCAGCGCTGACCCCGAAATCCGAGCTCGAGGGCGACATGGGCGACAGCAGCGTCGGCGTTCAGGCCCGTTTGATGAGTCAGGCTATGCGCAAACTGACCGGTTCGATCAGCCGCAGCAACTGTATGGTGATCTTCATCAACCAAATCCGGATGAAGATCGGCGTGATGTTCGGCTCGCCGGAAACCACGACGGGAGGCAATGCGCTGAAATTCTACTCTTCCGTGCGGCTGGATATCCGCCGCATCGGCGCACTGAAAGACCGCGACGAGGTTGTCGGCAACGCCACTCGCGTCAAGGTCGTCAAGAACAAGGTCGCCTCGCCCTTCAAACAGGTCGAGTTTGACATCATGTACGGCGAAGGCATCTCGAAAATGGGCGAGTTGCTGGATCTGGGTGTCAAAGCGGGCGTGGTCGAGAAATCCGGCGCATGGTTCAGCTATGGCGACGAACGCATGGGGCAGGGCCGCGAGAACTCCAAACAGTTCCTCAAGGACAACCCTGCCGTCGCCATCGCCATCGAGGACAAGATCCGCGCGGCACATGGGTTGGATTTTGATGCGCCTTCCGGGGGCAAGGACGACGACGTTCTTGAAGGGTGA